The proteins below come from a single Xiphophorus hellerii strain 12219 chromosome 14, Xiphophorus_hellerii-4.1, whole genome shotgun sequence genomic window:
- the LOC116733129 gene encoding uncharacterized protein LOC116733129 isoform X1, translating into MKMISRILLLLILSSCLCAATFVVNVTQSSYQAEENHSITLEWTFTTKTQGSWRELFIICSLVAPHKELVLYRVREGVEIPDSQDEHFSGRVQIDKDVLREGRIRLHVSRLRTEDSGLYLCDVKTEDRSDKEKCQLNVSKIISVVPGQSVSLPCRLPNIKPAVVVQWTRPDLEPEYVLLFRDEQPDPENQHPSFRKRVELQDRRMKDGDVSLLLSNVTTSDSGKYECRVFQRESSGRKTVKLTSDQIRIVFLDVAPPPENVEGRKEDGSRNRHVGLIIGAVLIIVAVLIAALIIGWCLYLTKQKMNTSPDLQKELNSQ; encoded by the exons atgaagatgatctccaggatcctgctgctcctcatcctcagctcatgtctctgtg cagcaacatttgtagTGAATGTGACACAGAGCAGCTATCAGGCAGAGGAGAACCACAGCATCACTCTGGAGTGGACCTTCACCACCAAGACTCAGGGATCCTGGAGGGAACTGTTCATCATCTGCAGCTTGGTGGCTCCTCATAAAGAACTAGTTCTCTATCGGGTCCGTGAAGGTGTTGAGATTCCAGATTCTCAGGATGAACATTTTTCAGGACGAGTCCAGATTGACAAAGACGTCCTCAGAGAAGGACGAATCAGACTCCACGTGTCCAGACTGAGGACTGAAGACTCTGGTCTGTATCTGTGTGACGTGAAAACTGAAGATCGTTCCGACAAGGAAAAGTGCCAACTCAACG TTTCTAAAATCATCTCAGTTGTTCCTGGACAGAGCGTCTCTCTGCCATGCCGACTCCCCAACATCAAACCTGCTGTGGTTGTGCAGTGGACCCGACCGGACCTGGAACCAGAATATGTCCTCCTGTTCAGAGATGAGCAGCCTGACCCAGAGAACCAGCATCCATCTTTTAGGAAGCGGGTGGAGCTGCAGGACAGACGGATGAAGGACGGAGACGTGTCTTTGCTTCTGAGCAACGTGACGACCAGCGACTCGGGAAAATACGAGTGTCGAGTTTTCCAGAGAGAATCATCCGGCAGGAAGACAGTAAAGTTGACCTCTGACCAGATCAGGATCGTCTTCCTGGATGTAGCGCCTCCTCCAG AAAACGTGGAGGGAAGAAAAGAAGATGGAAGCAGAAACAGACATGTTGGACTGATTATTGGAGCCGTTCTGATTATTGTAGCCGTTCTGATCGCCGCACTAATTATTGGTTGGTGTCTCTATTTAACAAAGCAGAAGATGAACACATCACCAGACCTTCAAAAAGAACTAAACTCACAGTGA
- the LOC116733129 gene encoding uncharacterized protein LOC116733129 isoform X2 codes for MKMISRILLLLILSSCLCATFVVNVTQSSYQAEENHSITLEWTFTTKTQGSWRELFIICSLVAPHKELVLYRVREGVEIPDSQDEHFSGRVQIDKDVLREGRIRLHVSRLRTEDSGLYLCDVKTEDRSDKEKCQLNVSKIISVVPGQSVSLPCRLPNIKPAVVVQWTRPDLEPEYVLLFRDEQPDPENQHPSFRKRVELQDRRMKDGDVSLLLSNVTTSDSGKYECRVFQRESSGRKTVKLTSDQIRIVFLDVAPPPENVEGRKEDGSRNRHVGLIIGAVLIIVAVLIAALIIGWCLYLTKQKMNTSPDLQKELNSQ; via the exons atgaagatgatctccaggatcctgctgctcctcatcctcagctcatgtctctgtg caacatttgtagTGAATGTGACACAGAGCAGCTATCAGGCAGAGGAGAACCACAGCATCACTCTGGAGTGGACCTTCACCACCAAGACTCAGGGATCCTGGAGGGAACTGTTCATCATCTGCAGCTTGGTGGCTCCTCATAAAGAACTAGTTCTCTATCGGGTCCGTGAAGGTGTTGAGATTCCAGATTCTCAGGATGAACATTTTTCAGGACGAGTCCAGATTGACAAAGACGTCCTCAGAGAAGGACGAATCAGACTCCACGTGTCCAGACTGAGGACTGAAGACTCTGGTCTGTATCTGTGTGACGTGAAAACTGAAGATCGTTCCGACAAGGAAAAGTGCCAACTCAACG TTTCTAAAATCATCTCAGTTGTTCCTGGACAGAGCGTCTCTCTGCCATGCCGACTCCCCAACATCAAACCTGCTGTGGTTGTGCAGTGGACCCGACCGGACCTGGAACCAGAATATGTCCTCCTGTTCAGAGATGAGCAGCCTGACCCAGAGAACCAGCATCCATCTTTTAGGAAGCGGGTGGAGCTGCAGGACAGACGGATGAAGGACGGAGACGTGTCTTTGCTTCTGAGCAACGTGACGACCAGCGACTCGGGAAAATACGAGTGTCGAGTTTTCCAGAGAGAATCATCCGGCAGGAAGACAGTAAAGTTGACCTCTGACCAGATCAGGATCGTCTTCCTGGATGTAGCGCCTCCTCCAG AAAACGTGGAGGGAAGAAAAGAAGATGGAAGCAGAAACAGACATGTTGGACTGATTATTGGAGCCGTTCTGATTATTGTAGCCGTTCTGATCGCCGCACTAATTATTGGTTGGTGTCTCTATTTAACAAAGCAGAAGATGAACACATCACCAGACCTTCAAAAAGAACTAAACTCACAGTGA